Proteins encoded together in one Nostoc sp. PCC 7524 window:
- a CDS encoding histone deacetylase family protein, giving the protein MLPVIYSDEFLDHKTGRYHPENPERLTAIVNALKAATFAEKIAWRSPTPTSANTSVMPLLLKAHSPAYIDKVKEIAATGGGYLDGDTPVSPRSYDVALLAVSAWLDGIDAVLSTANPAFVLSRPPGHHAESDAGMGFCLFSNAAIAAFHALEHPEVNRVAILDWDVHHGNGTQAIVEMYPQIAYCSLHQYPCYPGTGRATERGLHSNVLNLPLPPGSDIGVYQPLIEKKVLPFLADFQPDLLIVSAGYDANADDPLASINLQPRDYAMFTDSCLGITRKILFGLEGGYDFDTLAQSVIATIERCLI; this is encoded by the coding sequence ATGTTGCCAGTCATCTATTCCGATGAGTTTCTAGATCACAAAACAGGAAGATATCATCCAGAGAATCCAGAGCGTTTGACGGCGATTGTGAATGCTTTAAAGGCAGCTACGTTTGCAGAAAAAATTGCCTGGCGATCGCCTACCCCTACATCAGCAAATACATCGGTAATGCCGCTTTTACTCAAGGCTCATAGTCCAGCCTACATTGATAAAGTCAAGGAAATTGCGGCTACTGGTGGTGGTTATTTGGATGGTGATACTCCAGTTTCTCCTCGTAGTTATGATGTGGCTCTGCTAGCAGTGAGTGCTTGGCTGGATGGAATCGATGCAGTTTTAAGTACAGCTAATCCGGCTTTTGTGTTGTCACGTCCCCCAGGACATCATGCTGAAAGTGATGCGGGAATGGGCTTTTGTTTATTTTCTAATGCAGCGATCGCAGCTTTTCATGCTCTAGAACATCCAGAAGTTAACCGCGTCGCTATCCTCGATTGGGATGTACATCATGGTAACGGTACCCAGGCGATCGTGGAAATGTACCCCCAAATTGCCTACTGTTCCCTACACCAATATCCCTGTTATCCCGGTACTGGGAGAGCTACAGAACGCGGCTTGCATAGTAATGTGTTAAATTTGCCCTTACCTCCTGGTAGTGATATCGGAGTTTATCAGCCACTAATAGAAAAAAAAGTATTACCATTTTTAGCTGATTTTCAGCCAGATTTATTAATTGTTAGTGCTGGTTACGATGCCAATGCTGATGATCCTTTAGCAAGTATTAATTTGCAACCAAGAGATTATGCTATGTTTACTGATTCTTGTTTAGGAATCACACGTAAAATTCTCTTTGGCTTGGAAGGTGGCTATGATTTTGATACGCTGGCTCAATCGGTAATAGCAACCATTGAACGTTGTTTAATTTAA
- a CDS encoding tellurite resistance TerB family protein — translation MNLLDAVLGKETQALDILSPAEAFAAIALMSTVFDSYMTDEQERHVTSVLSQSKPLKHYTQEAIHKLLQRILDILWRDGFNALFNLAKEALSPELREAAFAVAADLVLGEGLVTDEEKNFLNDLYQALGISRDIATQILQVMSIKNL, via the coding sequence ATGAATCTACTAGATGCAGTTCTGGGCAAGGAAACCCAAGCCCTAGACATACTTAGCCCAGCAGAGGCTTTTGCCGCGATCGCCTTAATGTCTACAGTGTTCGATAGTTATATGACTGATGAGCAAGAGCGTCATGTTACCTCTGTACTATCACAGTCAAAGCCATTGAAACATTACACCCAGGAAGCGATCCATAAGCTATTACAGAGAATTTTGGATATTCTCTGGCGAGATGGTTTTAATGCCTTATTTAATTTAGCTAAAGAAGCTTTATCCCCTGAATTACGAGAAGCAGCTTTTGCTGTAGCGGCTGATTTGGTTTTGGGTGAAGGTTTAGTAACTGATGAAGAAAAAAACTTTTTAAATGATTTATATCAAGCTTTAGGTATTTCTCGCGATATAGCAACACAGATTTTGCAAGTAATGTCAATCAAAAATCTTTGA